The stretch of DNA CTCTTTGACCCGCTGCCGTACCGGGACGCGGCGCTCTCCTCGTCGCTGACTGCGGCCCTGCAGGAGTGGGAGGCGTCCTACTACGAGTCCCTGACAGCTGATGATGAGTGGTTGAGCCCTGAGTTGGCGGCCGCCTTTACCGCCACAGGCAACTCACTGGCGCAGAAGCTGGCCGAGGAGCTAGGTGCGAAGTTCGCCATCGAATTTCATTCCTACGAACATGGTGCGCAGCGGCGGTTGTTCAGTTCCGAAGTATCCGCCACGAATCTGGCAGCAGCCAGCGCCCTGATGGCTCTGGTGGAGGCTGACGCGGGCGAAAAGTCACGCTTGGCGGCACTGTCCACACTGCCGTAGAGGTGCAAGCGGCGAGGTAATCCTGAGCTTATGCGGAACATTCAACTTATGCGGAACAGTCGTCCCCGAGTTCTGCGCATACACCTAACGGCCGTTCGACTCCTGCGCACCATTTGGTGCGAATGTGGCGCCACCCTGAGAGTGGCGCCACATTCGAGTGAAACGGTACGCAGGCGTCAGAGTATGCCTACCGCCTGGGCGGGACCACCGTGACGGGCCGGGTGTCCAGGCCAGTGTCGCCTTGGAGGCGGCGCAGTACGGCGCGCGGAACGTAATCGGCAACATCCCCGCCCAAGGAGTGAACTTCCTTGATCAAGGTGGAGGACAAGTGCAGGTAGCGGCTATCCCNCGGCAAGAACACGGTCTCCACGCCAGAGAGCTGGCGGTTCATGGTGGCCATGGGTAGTTCGTAATCAAAGTCGGAGGAGGAACGCAAACCCTTCACAATGGCCGAGACCCNCCNGGCGTGACAGTATTCCGAGAGCAGGCCCTCCCNCATCGGCTCAACCACAATCCCGGAGAGCGCCGAGAACGTGGTCTTGGCCATGTCCAGGCGCTCATTAAGGCTGAACCGGTATTTCTTGGCGTAATTAGTGGAGACCGCAACAATGACCTCGTCAANAAGTCCTGCCGCACGGGCAATCACTTCAATATGCCCCTTATGAATGGGGTCAAAGGATCCGGGGCACACGGCACGTCGCATACAGAAGAATCTAGCCCACTTTCTCCCACGGCTGCGGTTGTTTTAGTGCATGTCCGGCATCTTCCGTGGTGTACTGACCAGTAACAACATATTGGAGAGGAACACCATGTCAGCCCCCACTAAAACAACCTTCACTTCGCCCTAGCCGGTGCCACCGTTCTGATTACCGGTGCGGGCATGGGCATGGGCCGTTTGTATGCCCTGCGCGCAGCCAAGGAGGGCGCGGCAAGGGTGATCCTGTGGGATGTCAACGCCGCTTCTTTGCACCATGTCGGCCAGGAAGTCAGTGCCCTCGGCGCCACAGTTGTTCAACAGCAAGTTGACCTCAGCGAACTCTCCGCCATCAAAGCTGCTGCTCAGGCATTGAAGGACCAGTACGGCATCACCNNTCCTGACGTTCTGATCAATAACGCCGGGATCGTCAAGAGTGGCCCCTTNTGGGAGCACGACTCAGAAAAGCACACCCGTGCCATCATGAACATCAACGCTCTTGCNCCCATGTATGTCACAGCTGAATTTCTACCGGCCATGATGGACAAGGGTACCGATCAGCGGATCTTGAATATCGCCTCAGCGGCGGGCACACTGGCGAACCCGAACATGAGCGTCTATGCCGCTTCCAAGTGGGCTGTCATTGGGTGGGGCGATTCGCTACGGCTGGAACTTGAACGCTTGGGATCAAGGGTGAAAGTGAGCACNTTTTGCCCCAGCTACATCAGCACCGGCATGTTTGAAGGAGTCAAGGGCCCGCTGCTGACCCCCATCATGACCCCGGATGTGGCCGTGGAACGGGCCTGGCAGGCCATGCTTAAGGGCACNCCCATCAAGCTCACTCCATGGACAGCCAAACTGGCCATGAGCTTGCGCGGTGTGCTGCCCACTAGGGCTTGGGATGTGGTGGCCGGTAACGTATTCAAGGTGTACAGCAGCATGGACCACTTCACCGGCCGTGCAGCGGGCGCAGCAGAACCAGTACCAGTAGCAGCAGCACAAGTACCAGCACCGAAGGAGCACTAAATGAGCACGCCCTGGCACCGGACCGCACAAGGCGCCAACTTGATGGGCCCGGACGGCTCCCTTGGCGTGACCATCTTTGAAGAGATCACCACCTTGGCCAACCGGCACCAGGCGATTAACTTAGGCCAAGGTTTCCCCGATGAGGACGGCCCGGCAGAACTGAGCCGGCTGGCTCAAGAAGCCATTGCCAACGGCAATAACCAGTACGCTCCTGGCAAGGGCATCCTTGATCTGCGCCGCGCTATCGCTGAGCACCAGGATCGCTTCTACGGCATCACCCTGGATCCAGATCACGAGGTTATTGTCACCACCGGCGCCACCGAGGCCATCGCCGCGGCGATCCTGGCTCTGACCGGTCCCGGCGATGAGGTTCTCACTTTCGAGCCGTTCTACGATTCCTACGGCGCTATGATCGGGCTCAGCGGCGCCACGCATACCACCGCAGCCCTGCTGGCACCGGACTTCATGCCGGATCTGGCCACGCTTGAAAATAGTTTCAGCCCGCGCACCAAGATGGTCATCGTGAACAATCCGCACAANCCCACCGGGGCCATGTTCCCGGTGGAGGTGCTCAACGAAGTGGTGCGTCTGGCCATCAAGTACGACGCCGTCATCCTCACCGATGAGGTCTACGAGCACCTGACGTTTGGTCCCCGGCACATACCCGTGGCCACCCTTGAAGGTGCGGCCCAGCGAACGCTCACCATCTCCTCCGCCGGTAAAACCTTCTCGTTCACAGGGTGGAAGATCGGCTGGCTGTCCGGCCCGGCTGAGCTGGTGGCTGCGGCGCGCACCGTCAAGCAGTTCCTCAGCTATTCCTCCGGCACACCGTTCCAAAGCGCCATCGCAGCGGGCCTGCGGATGGAGAAGAGCTACTTCAGTGATGCCGCGGCAACGCTGGCCCACAAACGTGACATCCTCGGNGCGGGCCTTCGCGCTGCGGGCTTTGACGTGTACCTTCCGCAAGGGACGTATTTCATCAATGCGGACACCCAGAANATGGGCATCACCGATGCCACCGCNCTCGCCCGCAGGCTGCCGGAGCTGATCGGTGTGGCCGCCATACCGGTCCCGGTCTTCTGCCATCCTGAGGGCGCCCACCGCAACCGATCGCTGCTGCGTTTCGCGTTCTGCAAGCAGGTACCGTTGCTGGAACAAGCCGCAGAACGGCTCGCCACCTTGCAGGGCAAACTCTAATGGCGCAAAGTAGCCGTTTTTGCGCACCAGCGGTGTTCACGCCACCCTTGATAAGGATCCGTGGCACCCAAACGCCTTTGTCTTAAGCATTGACAACGCCGAGCAGTCGCACGTGAACCTTGCCGAGCCGCAGGAGGTGTTCTATGAATATTTGCGCAGAATTGCCAATGCCATTGATCTGCTCAAGCCAGCCGGGGAACCCATCACGGCCCTGCATCTGGGCGCCGGCGCACTGACCCTGGCCCGCTACATTCAGGCCACCCGGCCCGGTTCCATCCAACATGCCGTGGAGCTTGAACGCGAACTCCTGGATTTCGTTCTTGAACAACTGCCGCTGCCGGCAGGGACAACCCTGAGCAGCCATGTGGGCGACGCCCGCGAAGCGTTGGCAGAGCTGCCCGCGGAGTTGACGTTCGACGTCGTCATTTTGGACATNTTTAGCGGTCCTGATGCGCCGGCCCACCTTGCCTGCGTAGANTTTTACCGCGAAGTCGCGGCACTGTTGGCGCCGGAGGGAATCGTGGCTATCAATGTGGGCGATGAGCCTGGTTTCACGCTGGTGACAAGCCAGACCAAGGCGCTCCAAGAAGCAATGACCTCCGTGGCCGCTTATGGGACCAGCATGCTATTTAGCCGCCGCTACCCGGGCAATATCATCTTGCTGGGGAANAACGGCCGCTGGCCCGAAGGTTGGGCACAGCAATTGGTGGCGGCCGGACCGCATCCGGCAACGGTGCTCACAGGTGTGGAACTAGATGAGCTGACCGGCTAAGTCCCCTTCTGCTGAGCCCTGATTCAGGTTAGCTCTGAGCCCAAGCGCACGCCGTGTCCGCCCCACCTGTGTCCGACTCAACGCCGAACAGCCGGAAGCCAACGAGGGTCCATCCTTCACGCTTCATGAGTGGGGAGTCTTTCTGGTCAANAATAACTCCATTGTCCGGCCCTGCCACTGCAGCCACCGCAGCGGATTTGACCGGCGCGGCCCACAGATCCACCAGGCCGGGTGCAGCATCTGGATATTNTGCCCCCGCACAAAGCCCACCCCATGCTGGAACCGGTGCAGTCTGTACCGGCCACGTTTCAGCGCCCTCGGCGTGAATGGTGATGGTTCGCTTCTTCAGGCCTGTACCCGGTTCCGAACACGGGATGTTGTCATCCTGCCTTGGAACGCGGAGATATTCGGTGATGTTAATGGCTCCATCACCAATCACCAAAGGCTCCACGAGTGTTCCACACCGGCCAGTGCGGGCAATGGGATATTTCACTTGGACCGCTTCGGCACCTTGGGCCAGCCACACGTACCACAGCGCTTCAGACCCGTTGCTCTGCGCGCGGCTGAGCAGGGCTGCGGCATCATCATCCCCGTCCCCGTCAATATCTCCGTAGGACACCTCACCGAGGGTGTAGGTGATGGGGAAGCCATCACCGTCTGAGCTAGCAGTACCGTCCACTAGCTGCACCTCAACGGGCTGGTCAAACCCGCTGAAAGAATATAGCCATGTGGCGTTAGCTAGGTCCACGGTACGGATGTCCACATCAGGGTCAGGTTCTTCGGTGGCGGGTTCGGAGGTCCCGCTGGATCCTGCAGCGTCACCTGTGGAGCTCTGCCCATCGCCGTAGACTGTTCCCGGCGGGCCCTGGGACTGGTCATTGTCGCAGCCAGTCAGCCCGCAGGTGACTANGGACGCTGAAGGTAAAAACACTGCAATATTCCGGAGGCGCATGATTCAAGCCTTTGGCTCGGCGGGACCGCTGTGCCCTGAACCTATGCCGGGGCGTCAGGGCTGTCAACGATGACTTTCCAATCCCTATAGATACTGCCCCGGGATGACGGCGGTACTGGCCGCTAATGCCCAAGGGCTGACCATTTGTGAGTTAAAAGTTCTGGCCCCAAGGAATAATTTCCTTGCGGCCAGAACTTTAATGCCATTACATTGCTGGAGGCATGATGTTACTTGGAATTCTTTTCCACAAATAGGCACTCTGCAGGCTTGTGGTCAGTGGAAGTTTGAGCTGCAACTTCCTTGCCGTCAATGCTGATGGAGCAGGAGATCTCGCCGGTAGCACCGGAGGCGTACTTGCCCAGCACCAAGATCTTGGTGAAGACAGAGTTAGCTGGCAACGTGAGCTCTTGGTTGAACGGGAGCGTTTGGGTGGTCATTTCTCCGCCGCTTTCCTTGCCATCTGCTGTGATGACCAGGGCCTTGACCAGGGCATCGCTCTTGGCGCCTTCAACATGAAGGAGTACTTTGCGGCCAACAGGTGCGGTAGTGGCCTTCGTTGCGGCGGCCGGCGTGCTGGCAGCAGCCTTCGCTGCGGGTGAGGTTGCAGCAGCCTTCGTAGCAGCGGCTTCCGAGGCATTATCCGTTGCCGGCTGAGCCCCTGATGGCGTGGTTGCCACCACGCTCGAGGTTTCTGCAGCACTCGCCGAAACATCGCCGGCGCAACCTGTCAGGGACAGGGCCAGCATCACCAAGGAGGCTCCTGCAACTACGGGCAGGTAGTAATTTTTAGCGGCTTTTTCGAAGTGGTCATGTATTGATGATTGCCCACCGAATACTTGGAACAAATTTCACAGGTGGGTAAATAAGCTCATTTCTCTCATAATTGACCGTCTTTTCTTAAATCCGCCGTGACCGCAGGACCCACCCCACGGGCGATGGCACCGCTGTTGAACGAGGCAGCACTTCCGCATGCCCGCAAGCTTCCCACCGGAAATGCGGGCACCAAAGCTGCGTTGCCGGACCCTCTTTGTGCACAAACAGGGGCCTGTGGCGAAGCTCACAGCTTTCTAATGTGCCATTCGGGCCCAGCACACCAAATGTGGCGCCGACATGGTTGCGTGGGTTACTTTCGCCGTTTCATCGGCTGAAGCTGTGCGTGCAGAGTTCATGCTGCAGGGCACGGTCCAGTAGCGCGAGGACAGTGGGAGCAGAAAACTCCACGGCGCGTCCGCACTTGATGGACTCGGCAGCCGCCTCGGCCAGCGCTACGGCCATGACGCCGTCGTACGGGCTGACACGGGAAGNGCTCCCCGAGGCACGCGCCGCTGCAAACTCGGCATTTTGCAAAGTGTAGGGGCTCTCTGCAGGCGTCAGCTCTGGCAGGTAGCTGCCCTGCTCAGCATCTGCGTAATCAGCATCTGCGTGCTCAGCACCCGCACTTGCAGGGCCACTTCTCTGACTCTCACCGTGGGGTTGCCCTACTGATGCATGAGGAGAGGCATAGCTGATGGTGCCGTGAGCCCNCTCCACGCTGAGGCTTGTGCGGAACGGCAGGCTGTCAGGGCCCCACAGACCCTGCAGGTGGCTCACAGCTCCATTTTCGTGTGTCAAGACGATGCGTGCTGACACGGGCCGTGGCACAATCCCGTCCACACTGGGCGGGTCCTGCACAGCATGGACTTCGGTGACTTCGCCAGCTAGCCACCGGGCCTGGTCAAGGTCATGAATCATTTGATCTCTCATGATCCCACCGCCCAGAGACTCGTTAAAGAACCACGATCCGGNTGCTGGCGCAGCACTGGCACGGCTGAGCCGCAGCACGGACGGGGCTCCAATGCGGCCGCTTCCCATGGCGTCCTTGGCAGCAACATAGTCCGGAAAGAACCGGACCACATGGGCAGGAAATAGCCGCACACCGGCGGCGGCTGCAGCGTTGGCAATCTCGGCGGCCCGCCCAGAGCTTTCCGCTAACGGCTTCTCGCAGATCACATCCTTGCCAGCTGCAATGGCCGCCATAGCGTAGTGGTGGTGTGAGGTGGTGGGCGTCAAAATACTGATCATGTCAGATGCCACCAGCAGCGCATCTAGTGAGTCCACCCCGGTAACGCCATATTGCTGCACTAAAGCGGCCGCTCCTGAGCGTGAATACACGCTGACTTGTGCCCCTAGTTCCTGCCAGCCCACAATGTGAACTCCGGCAATGCCACCTGCGCCAATGAGACCGATCCGGAGCTGCTGCACAAATATTTCCTTAGCGTCAATCAAGCAGGGAATTTCCTATACACCTTACTGTGAGGGGCATCTCGCGGCCATCCATGTCAGAGCGGCTGTGCGCGTTCCGCGGCTGCCGTGTCACTGCCGGTGTTGGAGGAAGTCCGGCAACGCCTCAACATAGACAGTTTGCGGCAGCTCCAAGTACATGACTAGGACCCTTTCGCCCACGGGGTAGGTGGTGCCGCCGTCGTAGGGCCGGGCCGGATAGGCAGCTGTCCCGCCTCTGACTTCAAGCATGACTTCACCGAGTGTGCCTGGCCCAATTTCTCCGGTGACCCGGCCAATTTTCCCCGTCAGGCTCCGGTTGAGTTCGCTACGCATGGGGCGGGTCCTGCGGCTTCACGGCCTTCCCGTTTCTGAGCGCGGCCGATAACGCGGGCAGGTAGTTGCCCACCTGGGAGAGTATCCCGCCCACCATGTTGTTGATGCCCTCGCCACCATTGAGCACTGTCAACTGGCCCACATGGGCGAAGGGTTCCGCCGCCGCGGCCACAATTGCTGGCATGTTTTCAGCTAGCTGCTGCGAAATGACGGCTTCTTGGTTGGTGCCCAACGCCTCGGCGCGTGCCTTGATGCCATCGGCTTCTGCCAGTGCCCGTGCCTTGATGGACGACGCCGTGGCATCACCGCGTGCCTTTGTCGCCGCAGCCTCAGCCTCACCAGTGACTCTGGTGGCACCGGCTGTGGCGGCGGCGGCCGTCGCATTTGCCTGCGCTTCCAGCTCCGTCTTCCTCGCCCGAGCCTCGGCTGCACTGATGTCGGCTGCCTTTTGCGCTTCAGCTTCGGTGCGCTGAGCATAGGCCTTAGCATCAGCGGGCTTGCGGATGCTGGTTTGGAGTTTTGNTTCCTCCCGGTCAGCTTCTAGCTTGGCAACTTCAGTTTCTTGGACAACTACTTGTTGACGTGCCGTGGCATCGGCCAGTGGCCCTGCTTGGGCGGCGTTGGCGCGGGCTGTTTCAGCATTGGCTTGGGCCGCCGATTGCCTGATGGCTGAGATGCTTTGGGCATCCGCAATGAGGGAGGCAGCTTCTGCTTCCTTCTCGGCAGCCTCCCGGTTTCGGGTTGCCTCAGCAATCCTTGCCTCCATCTTGACCTGGGCAATGTGCGGCTTAGCCAAGTTCTGGATGTAGCCGGTGGGATCCTCAAGGTCCTTGATCTGTAGCGAATCAACAACAAGACCCAATTTTTCCATCTCGGTACCACTGGCACTACGGACTTGGGAGGCAAGTTTGTCCCGCTNCCTGATGATCTCCTCCACCGTCATGGAGCCAATGATGGAGCGCAGATGACCTTCAAAGACGTTGTACACCTGGCTTTCCATCTTGGGCTGTTGTCCTAGGAAGCGTCGGGCTGCATTGGCGATGAACGGCGTCGAGTCACCGATTTTGA from Arthrobacter polaris encodes:
- the coaD gene encoding pantetheine-phosphate adenylyltransferase is translated as MRRAVCPGSFDPIHKGHIEVIARAAGLXDEVIVAVSTNYAKKYRFSLNERLDMAKTTFSALSGIVVEPMXEGLLSEYCHAXXVSAIVKGLRSSSDFDYELPMATMNRQLSGVETVFLPXDSRYLHLSSTLIKEVHSLGGDVADYVPRAVLRRLQGDTGLDTRPVTVVPPRR
- a CDS encoding SDR family NAD(P)-dependent oxidoreductase; this encodes MTGAGMGMGRLYALRAAKEGAARVILWDVNAASLHHVGQEVSALGATVVQQQVDLSELSAIKAAAQALKDQYGITXPDVLINNAGIVKSGPXWEHDSEKHTRAIMNINALAPMYVTAEFLPAMMDKGTDQRILNIASAAGTLANPNMSVYAASKWAVIGWGDSLRLELERLGSRVKVSTFCPSYISTGMFEGVKGPLLTPIMTPDVAVERAWQAMLKGTPIKLTPWTAKLAMSLRGVLPTRAWDVVAGNVFKVYSSMDHFTGRAAGAAEPVPVAAAQVPAPKEH
- a CDS encoding aminotransferase class I/II-fold pyridoxal phosphate-dependent enzyme is translated as MSTPWHRTAQGANLMGPDGSLGVTIFEEITTLANRHQAINLGQGFPDEDGPAELSRLAQEAIANGNNQYAPGKGILDLRRAIAEHQDRFYGITLDPDHEVIVTTGATEAIAAAILALTGPGDEVLTFEPFYDSYGAMIGLSGATHTTAALLAPDFMPDLATLENSFSPRTKMVIVNNPHXPTGAMFPVEVLNEVVRLAIKYDAVILTDEVYEHLTFGPRHIPVATLEGAAQRTLTISSAGKTFSFTGWKIGWLSGPAELVAAARTVKQFLSYSSGTPFQSAIAAGLRMEKSYFSDAAATLAHKRDILGAGLRAAGFDVYLPQGTYFINADTQXMGITDATALARRLPELIGVAAIPVPVFCHPEGAHRNRSLLRFAFCKQVPLLEQAAERLATLQGKL
- a CDS encoding spermidine synthase, which encodes MRTSGVHATLDKDPWHPNAFVLSIDNAEQSHVNLAEPQEVFYEYLRRIANAIDLLKPAGEPITALHLGAGALTLARYIQATRPGSIQHAVELERELLDFVLEQLPLPAGTTLSSHVGDAREALAELPAELTFDVVILDXFSGPDAPAHLACVXFYREVAALLAPEGIVAINVGDEPGFTLVTSQTKALQEAMTSVAAYGTSMLFSRRYPGNIILLGXNGRWPEGWAQQLVAAGPHPATVLTGVELDELTG
- a CDS encoding Gfo/Idh/MocA family protein, with the protein product MIDAKEIFVQQLRIGLIGAGGIAGVHIVGWQELGAQVSVYSRSGAAALVQQYGVTGVDSLDALLVASDMISILTPTTSHHHYAMAAIAAGKDVICEKPLAESSGRAAEIANAAAAAGVRLFPAHVVRFFPDYVAAKDAMGSGRIGAPSVLRLSRASAAPAXGSWFFNESLGGGIMRDQMIHDLDQARWLAGEVTEVHAVQDPPSVDGIVPRPVSARIVLTHENGAVSHLQGLWGPDSLPFRTSLSVEXAHGTISYASPHASVGQPHGESQRSGPASAGAEHADADYADAEQGSYLPELTPAESPYTLQNAEFAAARASGSXSRVSPYDGVMAVALAEAAAESIKCGRAVEFSAPTVLALLDRALQHELCTHSFSR
- a CDS encoding flotillin family protein, producing the protein MQSFIPFVXLLIIVVAVVVVGLLTRVAVKMMWQVAEPNEALIISGFTRGNVSTTDGMDFKIVTGKXAFVIPGLQTVRALSLTLNETELQVNCVTSQGIQVVVQGVVIFKIGDSTPFIANAARRFLGQQPKMESQVYNVFEGHLRSIIGSMTVEEIIRXRDKLASQVRSASGTEMEKLGLVVDSLQIKDLEDPTGYIQNLAKPHIAQVKMEARIAEATRNREAAEKEAEAASLIADAQSISAIRQSAAQANAETARANAAQAGPLADATARQQVVVQETEVAKLEADREEXKLQTSIRKPADAKAYAQRTEAEAQKAADISAAEARARKTELEAQANATAAAATAGATRVTGEAEAAATKARGDATASSIKARALAEADGIKARAEALGTNQEAVISQQLAENMPAIVAAAAEPFAHVGQLTVLNGGEGINNMVGGILSQVGNYLPALSAALRNGKAVKPQDPPHA